Proteins co-encoded in one Canis lupus familiaris isolate Mischka breed German Shepherd unplaced genomic scaffold, alternate assembly UU_Cfam_GSD_1.0 chrUn_S1566H1755, whole genome shotgun sequence genomic window:
- the LOC119878382 gene encoding coiled-coil domain-containing protein 144B-like: MAREPEMNMECDRQGDRSVHSEHPRVHKKYEEIQMKQGKLDWKNNVKRMSRELKQKIGKTCEKYQIITHPKLEPLRGNSKEADVKEIPPNVTKVTLDCEEKDELGVSVSVVPQAFPEQKEPSLENAILSHSYSGSPDYACQSSSKLSSHENDNKPGEHVFNKNESLDSDPENKKVRNPLVTFEVKEDQEFDMQMAKSLNQNTTNSKLDTGYIPPYSDPESLFDLRLAHSNVAKQMIQKKRHDTSAITNTYKKTKPIQDSFQNPLDADNDSTNNYKSTEPALENVSSSPRPFRTSKVYQKEELQQDMQNLQRFKNEKGMLQVELLALEKEKVELQKETGKERKQHTSNKMEGAENIYDAAAAAAAAPALGTALAVAAAAAAAPAAGLIQQRKTGKTDNHLFPTTQNEDSDSNDPGLSIMEIKKDKNVKWASKASVITPGFEEADSLTGSLLRVSNDNSLSKMDQDERRPAKKTSKEKNKVKKQVNSAEHLDDEHLDDLTQSSETASEDCKLQYSDYKSSLLLIELGMDCKDSVSVLTIQNAILKYKRSIVKC; encoded by the exons ATGGCTCGAGAACCAGAAATGAATATGGAATGTGATAGACAGGGTGATAGATCTGTACATTCAGAACATCCTCGTGTGCACAAGAAGTATGAGGAGATACAGATGAAACAAGGCAAATTAGATTGGAAAAATAATGTGAAACGCATGAGCAGAGAGTTAAAGCAGAAGATTGGTAAAACTTGTGAAAAGTACCAAATTATTACTCATCCTAAGTTAGAACCACTACGTGGTAATTCTAAAGAAGCAGACGTAAAGGAAATACCTCCTAATGTGACAAAAGTTACACTTGATTGTGAGGAAAAAGATGAATTGGGAGTGTCTGTCTCTGTAGTACCTCAGGCCTTTCCTGAACAAAAAGAGCCTAGTCTCGAAAATGCTATTCTCTCTCATTCATACTCTGGGTCCCCAGACTATGCTTGCCAGTCATCTTCTAAGCTCTCTTCCCATGAAAATGATAACAAACCAGGTGAGCatgtttttaacaaaaatgagaGTCTTGATAGcgatccagaaaataaaaaagtaaggaaCCCACTAGTTACATTTGAAGTGAAAGAAGACCAAGAGTttgacatgcagatggccaaaaGTTTGAACCAAAATACCACCAATAGTAAATTAGACACTGGATATATCCCTCCGTATAGTGACCCAGAAAGCCTTTTTGATTTGCGGCTTGCCCACTCCAATGTGGCGAAACAAATGATTCAGAAGAAAAGGCATGATACTTCTGCTATTACGAACacttacaagaaaacaaaaccaatacaAGACTCTTTCCAGAACCCATTAGATGCAGATAATGACAGTACTAATAACTATAAAAGTACGGAACCTGCATTAGAAAATGTGAGTTCTTCACCACGTCCTTTCAGAACATCAAAAGTAtatcaaaaagaagaattacagcaAGATATGCAAAATCTGCAAAGGTTTAAGAATGAGAAAGGCATGTTACAAGTAGAACTCCTGgctttggaaaaagagaaagttgaACTTCAAAAAGAG actggaaaagaaaggaagcagcaCACGAGTAATAAAATGGAAGGAGCAGAAAACATAtatgatgctgctgctgctgctgctgctgctcctgctcttgGTACTGCtcttgctgttgctgctgctgctgctgctgctcctgctgctggacTAATTCAACAAAGAAAGACTGGAAAAACTGATAACCACCTGTTTCCTACTACGCAGAATGAAGATTCTGATAG taatgaTCCTGGTTTGTCTAtcatggaaataaagaaagataaaaatgtaaagtggGCATCAAAAGCATCTGTGATTACACCAGGCTTTGAGGAGGCCGATTCCCTAACTGGTAGTCTACTACGAGTGAGTAATGACAACAGTCTAAGTAAAATGGATCAGGATGAAAGAAG ACCTGCAAAGAAAACATCTAAGGAAAAGAACAAG gTCAAAAAGCAAGTGAATTCTGCGGAGCATCTTGATGACGAGCATCTTGATGACTTAACTCAGTCATCTGAAACAGCTTCAGAGGATTGCAAGTTGCAATACTCTGATTATAAGAGTTCCCTGTTGCTCATTGAACTTGGCATGGATTGTAAAG ATTCTGTTAGCGTATTGACGATCCAGAATGCAATTCTTAAATACAAAAGATCaatagtgaaat GCTAG